From one Candidatus Eremiobacteraceae bacterium genomic stretch:
- the lpdA gene encoding dihydrolipoyl dehydrogenase, translating to MANTYDAIVIGGGPGGYSAAIRLGQLGKKVLCVEKERLGGVCLVWGCMPSKALLHVGEVMTQARELKDMGVTFGEPKLDLATLNKWKSKMIDDLVGGIGSLFKLNKVESVVGTAEIVDKGTVKVAKTDGGTETYTCSSLIIATGSEPIPLPNMPRNGKTILNSDDAVSLTDLPKSILILGAGVIGLEFATIYKRLGSDVTVVEMMDRALGDTDVEISQALLRVLKKQGINVHLKTKCASVEVKGAKVAAKLEGDLNETREYDKVLVAVGRRPRTPQGVDKLGLQMDRGFINVDEKRLTNVPGVYAIGDCAGGPLLAHKAMKEGVVAAEVIAGQAAAYDPMAVPNCVYTDPQVATAGLSEEQAKAAGYEISVGKFRLAALGRARTIGLTDGLVKIIGDKKTDLVLGIHALSPMAEALIGEAVIAIEMGATVEDIGLSIHAHPTFGESVMEAAEALHGKAIHIANTPAKA from the coding sequence GTGGCGAACACCTACGACGCGATCGTCATCGGCGGCGGCCCGGGTGGCTACTCCGCAGCGATTCGGCTCGGGCAGCTCGGCAAAAAAGTGCTGTGCGTGGAGAAAGAACGCCTCGGAGGCGTCTGCCTCGTGTGGGGATGCATGCCGAGCAAGGCGCTCCTGCACGTCGGCGAAGTGATGACGCAGGCGCGCGAGCTCAAAGACATGGGTGTCACGTTCGGCGAGCCGAAGCTCGATCTGGCGACGCTCAACAAATGGAAGTCCAAGATGATCGACGATCTGGTGGGCGGCATCGGCTCCCTGTTCAAGCTTAATAAGGTAGAGTCGGTGGTCGGCACGGCGGAGATCGTGGACAAGGGCACCGTGAAAGTTGCCAAGACCGACGGCGGCACAGAAACATACACGTGCTCATCACTCATCATCGCCACCGGATCGGAACCCATTCCGCTGCCGAACATGCCGCGCAACGGCAAGACGATTTTGAATTCGGACGATGCCGTTTCGCTCACCGATCTGCCGAAGAGCATTCTCATATTGGGAGCGGGCGTGATCGGCCTCGAGTTCGCCACCATCTACAAGCGGCTCGGTTCCGATGTCACCGTCGTTGAGATGATGGATCGCGCGCTTGGCGACACCGACGTCGAGATCTCGCAAGCGCTGTTGCGCGTCCTCAAGAAACAAGGCATCAACGTCCACTTGAAGACCAAGTGCGCGTCGGTCGAGGTGAAGGGGGCGAAGGTCGCCGCCAAACTTGAGGGCGATTTGAACGAGACTCGCGAGTACGACAAGGTCTTGGTGGCAGTGGGCCGCAGGCCGCGCACTCCCCAAGGCGTCGACAAGCTCGGCTTGCAGATGGACCGCGGTTTCATCAATGTCGACGAAAAACGCTTGACCAACGTCCCTGGCGTATATGCCATCGGCGATTGCGCCGGCGGACCTCTGCTCGCGCACAAGGCGATGAAGGAAGGCGTGGTCGCGGCGGAAGTCATCGCGGGCCAGGCTGCGGCGTACGATCCAATGGCCGTGCCGAACTGTGTATACACCGATCCGCAAGTCGCCACCGCCGGACTGTCAGAGGAGCAGGCCAAGGCCGCCGGCTACGAGATCTCGGTCGGGAAATTCCGGCTCGCGGCGCTCGGCCGCGCTCGCACCATCGGCTTGACCGACGGTCTGGTGAAGATCATCGGCGATAAGAAAACCGATCTGGTGCTTGGCATCCACGCGCTCTCGCCGATGGCGGAAGCGCTGATCGGCGAAGCGGTGATCGCGATCGAGATGGGCGCGACGGTTGAAGATATCGGCCTCTCGATTCACGCGCACCCGACGTTCGGCGAATCTGTGATGGAAGCAGCCGAAGCGTTGCACGGCAAAGCGATCCACATCGCCAACACGCCGGCCAAAGCATGA